In one window of Kitasatospora sp. MMS16-BH015 DNA:
- a CDS encoding ATP-binding protein, translating to MSTLPPDRQPVRLGTVPTSSAQDGFALRRLGKAVAELLGADGQDAVRLATALSELGRDLLGTNRLATHFDIHHGPRPALGVTLEYHGGHPPSSDALEACARMLPTSHGDSVDGGWVRLEQQLPTPLEADAAGVAEARLLLGSHAGSTESDDGREQTRDLIAALERTRAQGEELKRLNEELAETNRGVVALYAELSEELEETNRGVVALYAELEEKSQQLREASEAKTRFWANVSHELRTPVNAVVGLAELLLTDTGAAPAEREQQLSLIADSGRTLLALVDELLDVAKAESGTLEPTWAPLDLRAVLAHLDGTLRGLARPGVVLTVAPPEDPGPIVGDETMLARILRNLLSNALKFTETGSVRLDARLDRPSGVGAPEHLVLTVADTGIGIPADQHGRVFEEFYQVRGPHQRGRHGTGLGLPYARRLVEILGGTMELESAPEAGTTITVRLPTGRAADPGLPARSAALVVVDDDAAFRALLRPLLAGVAERVVEVAESSGAVDTIRRERPDGVLLDLQMAGLDGYQVLAQLSADPDLRRLPVVVLTSAAPASLRRDLLTHARAVLPKTALTSGRLATALFADHPATAGGSATPTPPASAVPPQEHP from the coding sequence GTGAGTACCCTGCCGCCGGACCGCCAGCCCGTCCGGCTGGGGACCGTGCCGACCAGCTCGGCGCAGGACGGCTTCGCCCTGCGCCGCCTCGGCAAGGCGGTCGCCGAGCTGCTGGGGGCGGACGGCCAGGACGCCGTCCGCCTGGCGACCGCCCTGAGCGAGCTCGGCCGGGACCTCCTGGGCACCAACCGGCTCGCCACGCACTTCGACATCCACCACGGCCCGCGCCCCGCTCTCGGTGTCACCTTGGAGTACCACGGCGGGCACCCCCCTTCCTCCGACGCCTTGGAGGCGTGCGCGCGCATGCTCCCCACCAGTCACGGAGACTCTGTCGACGGCGGGTGGGTCCGCCTGGAACAGCAGCTGCCGACCCCACTCGAAGCCGACGCGGCCGGCGTGGCCGAGGCACGGCTGCTGCTGGGCTCCCACGCCGGCTCGACCGAGTCGGACGACGGGCGCGAGCAGACCCGCGACCTGATCGCCGCACTCGAGCGGACCCGAGCCCAGGGCGAGGAGCTCAAGCGCCTCAACGAGGAGTTGGCGGAGACCAACCGGGGCGTGGTCGCGCTCTACGCCGAGCTGTCCGAGGAGTTGGAGGAGACCAACCGGGGTGTGGTCGCGCTCTACGCCGAGCTGGAGGAGAAGTCCCAGCAGTTGCGCGAGGCCAGCGAGGCCAAGACCCGGTTCTGGGCCAACGTCAGCCACGAGCTGCGCACGCCGGTCAACGCCGTGGTCGGGCTGGCCGAACTCCTGCTCACCGACACCGGGGCCGCACCGGCCGAGCGCGAGCAGCAGCTCTCGCTGATCGCCGACTCCGGACGCACCCTGCTCGCCCTGGTCGACGAACTCCTGGACGTCGCGAAGGCCGAGTCCGGGACCCTCGAACCCACCTGGGCGCCGCTGGACCTGCGGGCCGTCCTGGCCCACCTGGACGGCACGCTGCGCGGACTCGCCCGGCCGGGCGTGGTGCTCACCGTCGCCCCGCCGGAGGACCCCGGCCCGATCGTCGGGGACGAGACCATGCTCGCCCGAATCCTGCGGAACCTGCTGTCCAACGCCCTGAAGTTCACCGAGACCGGTTCCGTCCGACTGGATGCCCGCCTCGACCGCCCGTCCGGCGTCGGGGCTCCCGAGCACCTGGTGCTGACCGTGGCCGACACCGGCATCGGCATACCGGCCGACCAGCACGGACGCGTCTTCGAGGAGTTCTACCAGGTCCGCGGCCCGCACCAGCGCGGTCGCCACGGCACCGGGCTGGGGCTGCCCTATGCGCGGCGCCTGGTCGAGATCCTGGGCGGGACGATGGAGTTGGAGAGCGCCCCGGAGGCCGGGACCACCATCACCGTGCGGCTGCCGACCGGCCGGGCCGCCGACCCCGGGCTCCCGGCCCGGTCGGCGGCCCTGGTCGTGGTGGACGACGACGCCGCTTTCCGGGCCCTGTTGCGACCGCTGCTGGCGGGGGTGGCCGAGCGCGTGGTGGAGGTCGCCGAGAGCAGCGGGGCGGTGGACACCATCCGGCGCGAACGCCCCGACGGGGTCCTCCTCGACCTGCAGATGGCCGGACTCGACGGCTACCAGGTGCTGGCCCAGCTGAGCGCCGACCCGGATCTGCGCCGCCTGCCCGTCGTCGTCCTCACCTCCGCCGCGCCCGCCTCCCTGCGCCGAGACCTGCTCACCCACGCCAGGGCCGTGCTGCCCAAGACGGCCTTGACCAGCGGGCGCCTGGCGACCGCACTCTTCGCCGACCACCCGGCCACGGCCGGCGGTTCAGCCACCCCCACGCCGCCGGCCTCAGCCGTCCCACCCCAGGAGCATCCATGA
- a CDS encoding ATP-binding SpoIIE family protein phosphatase, with the protein MGTLTVPLMECEDAAWFRDSESLAAAARSGARSLAQRAALLPERVAEVALAVSEAATNLRRHAKDGSLLLRVVRTDSEAALECVTLDHGPGMPDIARALTDGVSSGGTLGIGLGAISRLADTFDVHSLPGRGTVMTARFWNRTPGGRLAAAGGEAVVTGITRPMSGQELCGDAWAARTLPSSHPPAPVPSRPYRSPGTLDWSVLTGTAGRPGPTRSDRWAPVPAGASTAPPPEESGAFLVMFCDGLGHGPLAAKAALDAVAAFRHTTATTPDGVLADIHHALRSGRGGAVAVGLVEPAERRVGVCGVGNISTFTVDPATGARRSLPSAPGIVGHQLPALRTVRQQLAPGSAVVMHSDGLTDRWQAAALPGMCAQLPVTAAALLLREAGVRRDDAGVLVAKGLW; encoded by the coding sequence ATGGGCACGCTGACCGTACCGCTGATGGAGTGCGAGGACGCGGCCTGGTTCCGGGACTCCGAGTCGCTGGCGGCTGCCGCCCGCAGCGGTGCCCGCAGCCTCGCCCAGCGCGCCGCCCTGCTGCCCGAACGGGTCGCCGAGGTCGCGCTGGCGGTCAGCGAGGCGGCCACCAACCTGCGGCGGCACGCCAAGGACGGGTCGCTCCTGCTGCGGGTCGTGCGGACGGACTCCGAAGCGGCCCTGGAGTGCGTCACGCTGGACCACGGCCCCGGGATGCCCGACATCGCCCGCGCGCTCACCGACGGCGTCTCGTCCGGAGGCACGCTCGGCATCGGCCTGGGCGCGATCTCCCGGCTGGCCGACACCTTCGACGTGCACTCCCTCCCGGGGCGCGGCACGGTGATGACGGCCCGGTTCTGGAACCGCACGCCCGGTGGCCGCCTCGCCGCCGCAGGCGGTGAAGCGGTGGTCACCGGCATCACCAGGCCGATGAGCGGTCAGGAGCTCTGCGGGGACGCCTGGGCCGCCCGGACACTGCCGAGCAGCCACCCGCCCGCACCGGTGCCCAGCCGACCGTACCGGTCTCCCGGCACCCTGGACTGGTCGGTGCTGACCGGCACCGCCGGGCGCCCCGGACCGACCCGCTCCGACCGGTGGGCGCCGGTCCCCGCCGGGGCGTCCACCGCGCCGCCGCCGGAGGAGTCCGGTGCCTTCCTGGTCATGTTCTGCGACGGCCTGGGCCACGGTCCGCTGGCGGCCAAGGCCGCGCTCGACGCGGTCGCGGCGTTCCGGCACACCACGGCGACCACTCCGGACGGGGTGCTCGCCGACATCCACCACGCCCTGCGCTCGGGACGCGGCGGAGCGGTCGCGGTCGGTCTCGTGGAGCCGGCCGAGCGGCGGGTCGGCGTGTGCGGAGTCGGCAACATCAGCACCTTCACAGTGGACCCCGCCACCGGCGCCCGCCGCTCGCTGCCGTCCGCGCCGGGGATCGTCGGCCACCAGCTGCCCGCGCTGCGCACGGTCCGTCAGCAACTCGCCCCCGGCAGTGCGGTGGTGATGCACTCGGACGGTCTGACCGATCGGTGGCAGGCCGCCGCGCTGCCGGGCATGTGCGCCCAGCTGCCGGTCACGGCCGCCGCGCTGCTGCTGCGGGAGGCCGGGGTCCGGCGGGACGACGCCGGCGTCCTCGTGGCCAAGGGCCTGTGGTGA
- a CDS encoding anti-sigma regulatory factor → MTRSAEDVAQTVPIVSNDDVVRARQLVRTLAQQCGLSLVDQTKLVTAASELARNTLVYGGGGAMRCATVQRDGRRGVHAVFEDTGPGIPDLDLALTDGWTSGGGLGLGLSGARRLVDDFELESRTGIGTKVSVTKWAR, encoded by the coding sequence ATGACCAGGTCGGCCGAGGACGTGGCGCAGACCGTCCCGATCGTGTCCAACGACGACGTGGTCCGGGCCCGGCAGCTGGTCCGGACCCTCGCCCAGCAGTGCGGGCTCTCCCTGGTGGACCAGACCAAGCTTGTCACGGCCGCCAGCGAACTGGCCCGCAACACCCTCGTCTACGGCGGTGGCGGGGCGATGCGCTGCGCCACCGTGCAGCGGGACGGCCGCCGGGGCGTCCACGCGGTCTTCGAGGACACCGGACCGGGCATTCCCGACCTGGACCTGGCTCTGACCGACGGCTGGACCTCCGGCGGCGGACTGGGCCTCGGCCTGAGCGGCGCACGGCGCCTGGTGGACGACTTCGAGCTGGAGAGCCGGACCGGCATCGGCACCAAGGTGTCGGTGACCAAATGGGCACGCTGA
- a CDS encoding STAS domain-containing protein codes for MTDRVPVLKLGNVLLVSIQIDLEDQTVLDLQDDLAERIVATGAIGVVIDITALEIVDSFVGRMLANTAAISRMLDAETVVVGMRPAVAITLVELGLSLGGVRTALTLEKGLALLERDRVAGADRG; via the coding sequence GTGACCGACCGCGTCCCCGTCCTCAAGCTGGGTAATGTCCTCCTGGTGTCGATCCAGATCGATCTGGAGGACCAGACCGTCCTGGACCTGCAGGACGACCTCGCCGAGCGGATCGTGGCCACCGGGGCGATCGGCGTGGTGATCGACATCACCGCCCTGGAGATCGTCGACTCCTTCGTGGGCCGGATGCTCGCCAACACCGCCGCGATCTCGCGCATGCTCGACGCCGAGACCGTGGTGGTGGGCATGCGACCGGCGGTGGCCATCACCCTGGTCGAACTGGGCCTGTCCCTGGGCGGCGTGCGCACCGCGCTGACGCTGGAGAAGGGCCTCGCGCTCCTGGAGCGCGACCGCGTCGCGGGCGCGGACCGCGGATGA
- a CDS encoding STAS domain-containing protein — protein sequence MAAEESSDRLVELLTRDGEVLDRWVEAVAAILRGRISRAELERELTDLYQALVQALRDGGPDWRAEGYSEVRALLVELSRNRAQHGFTPTETATSVFACKDVLEPTTATSAEDIAAYLQLARLLDALGLFTIEAYARTREEIISAQAEQLLELSTPVVKLWEGVVAVPLVGTLDSARTQIVMEKLLQSLVDSESEHAIIDITGVPAVDTEVAQHLLKTVVAARLMGAECTISGIRPQIAQTLVALGVQFGDIVTKASLADALRYVLQRIGTAAALTGGLK from the coding sequence ATGGCGGCAGAGGAATCGTCCGATCGGCTCGTCGAGCTCCTGACGCGTGACGGCGAGGTGCTGGACCGGTGGGTCGAGGCGGTGGCGGCCATCCTGCGGGGCCGGATCAGCCGGGCCGAGCTGGAGCGGGAGTTGACGGACCTCTACCAGGCGCTGGTCCAGGCCCTGCGGGACGGCGGCCCGGACTGGCGGGCCGAGGGCTACTCCGAGGTCCGCGCGCTGCTGGTCGAACTGTCGCGCAACCGTGCCCAGCACGGGTTCACCCCCACCGAGACGGCGACCAGCGTCTTCGCCTGCAAGGACGTGCTGGAGCCGACGACCGCCACCTCCGCCGAGGACATCGCGGCCTACCTCCAGCTCGCCCGTCTGCTGGACGCCCTGGGTCTGTTCACCATCGAGGCGTACGCCCGGACCCGCGAGGAGATCATCAGCGCGCAGGCCGAGCAACTCCTGGAGCTCTCCACCCCGGTGGTGAAGCTGTGGGAGGGCGTGGTCGCGGTGCCGCTGGTCGGCACGCTGGACTCGGCGCGGACCCAGATCGTCATGGAGAAGCTGCTCCAGAGCCTGGTGGACTCGGAGTCCGAGCATGCCATCATCGACATCACGGGTGTCCCGGCGGTGGACACCGAGGTCGCGCAGCACCTGCTCAAGACGGTGGTCGCGGCCCGGCTGATGGGTGCGGAGTGCACGATCTCCGGCATCCGGCCGCAGATCGCCCAGACCCTGGTGGCGCTCGGCGTGCAGTTCGGCGACATCGTGACCAAGGCGAGCCTGGCCGACGCCCTGCGGTACGTGTTGCAGCGGATCGGCACCGCGGCCGCCCTGACGGGCGGTCTCAAGTGA
- a CDS encoding ATP-binding protein: MPEPSTRFDLPVTTAGQARSAITTLLDRVPGDTRAVRVDAHLVATELVTNALRHGGGVTGFRTWLTADATVLCIEVQDAADRRPQEPAPEDRGPDRLGGRGWTIVLSLAATCVVRPLPARGKCIAVTLPVR; this comes from the coding sequence ATGCCGGAACCATCCACCCGCTTCGACCTCCCGGTGACCACGGCCGGACAGGCCCGGTCGGCCATCACCACGCTGCTCGACCGAGTCCCCGGTGACACCAGGGCCGTCCGGGTGGACGCGCACCTGGTGGCGACCGAACTCGTCACCAACGCGCTGCGTCACGGTGGCGGAGTCACCGGCTTCCGCACCTGGCTGACGGCGGACGCCACGGTCCTGTGCATCGAGGTCCAGGACGCGGCGGACCGCCGTCCGCAGGAGCCGGCCCCGGAGGACCGCGGCCCGGACCGCCTGGGCGGGCGGGGGTGGACCATCGTCCTGAGCCTGGCCGCGACCTGTGTCGTCCGACCGCTGCCCGCAAGGGGCAAGTGCATCGCCGTCACGCTGCCCGTCCGCTAG
- a CDS encoding STAS domain-containing protein: protein MTETTDPNGHGARAADDHPSVLARGELDWENADEFARRIRAACGRSPRLLTVDLSAVTFADSSVLHTLFEAHRQLAATGGRLLIAGPLHPSVQRLFEVSATIGHFHFAPPVEQAADAPAGKTPSTSNGR, encoded by the coding sequence GTGACGGAGACCACCGACCCGAACGGCCACGGAGCCCGCGCAGCGGACGACCACCCGAGCGTGCTCGCCCGGGGTGAACTCGACTGGGAGAACGCGGACGAGTTCGCCCGGCGCATCCGCGCCGCCTGCGGGCGGAGCCCGCGGCTGCTGACCGTCGACCTGTCCGCCGTGACCTTCGCCGACTCCTCGGTGCTGCACACCCTGTTCGAGGCGCACCGGCAGCTCGCCGCGACGGGCGGGCGGCTCCTCATCGCGGGCCCGCTGCATCCCTCGGTGCAGCGGCTGTTCGAGGTCTCCGCCACCATCGGCCACTTCCACTTCGCGCCGCCGGTCGAACAGGCGGCGGACGCACCGGCGGGGAAGACACCATCGACGAGCAACGGCCGATGA
- a CDS encoding PP2C family protein-serine/threonine phosphatase translates to MTFPQTETSIAPGETEPSFLAAAPYPVLVLATDGTVRDASDAAWELLGRPAGRDAAAVPWLLEAHLRLLATASGRADGAAPAATVHGRVAGGEVEAHPSVRPDGSVVWWLVDRADHRLTAEQDRWELLAELSGLLLSSLNVDRCLETTAQQAAAHLADAAVVVSPTGGRVLRFVSCVRGGRPQHGRARVDPADVPGLAEALRGFPPVPSRWIDPATAPDWLRPEGMTAVGAVSVTPLPGHGVPAGALVLLRGPGEGAFTQAEEVFARLFAARAGAAVSAAVMYSEQAAVTDLLMRDLLPPRLEHLDGADFAGGYRASEDRARIGGDFYDVHPAADPGGETLAVLGDVCGKGLEAAVLTGKIRNTLHALLPLADDHPRLLAMLNRALLTSHHTRFATMVLASVRRRSDRVTVRLSAAGHPAPLIVRADGRVEASPTCGSLVGVLPETTVESDTVELAPGEACVLYSDGVTEARGGPLGEAMFGEERLRRELGQCARMPAEAIVERVLMLASQWVGGGRHDDMAVLVVAAPQEGRLTPSDGHRAAVTGPQGCAA, encoded by the coding sequence ATGACCTTCCCCCAGACGGAGACCTCCATCGCACCGGGCGAGACCGAGCCGTCCTTCCTCGCCGCGGCACCCTATCCGGTCCTGGTGCTGGCGACCGACGGCACGGTCCGGGACGCCAGCGACGCCGCCTGGGAGTTGCTCGGCCGTCCGGCCGGACGGGACGCCGCCGCCGTGCCGTGGCTGCTCGAGGCCCACCTGCGCCTGCTCGCCACCGCGAGCGGTCGGGCCGACGGGGCAGCGCCGGCCGCCACCGTGCACGGCCGGGTCGCCGGCGGTGAGGTGGAGGCCCATCCCTCGGTACGGCCTGACGGGAGCGTGGTGTGGTGGCTGGTGGACCGCGCCGACCACCGACTGACAGCCGAGCAGGATCGGTGGGAACTGCTGGCCGAGCTCTCGGGCCTGCTGCTCTCCTCGCTGAACGTCGACCGCTGCCTGGAGACCACCGCGCAGCAGGCCGCCGCCCACCTCGCGGACGCGGCCGTGGTCGTCTCCCCCACCGGGGGCCGGGTGCTCCGCTTCGTCTCGTGCGTGCGCGGCGGCCGGCCGCAGCACGGCCGGGCCCGGGTCGACCCGGCGGACGTGCCCGGGCTGGCGGAGGCCCTGCGGGGTTTCCCGCCGGTGCCGTCCCGGTGGATCGACCCGGCCACGGCCCCGGACTGGCTCAGACCGGAGGGCATGACGGCCGTCGGGGCGGTGTCCGTCACGCCGCTGCCGGGTCACGGCGTACCGGCCGGGGCGCTGGTGCTGCTGCGCGGCCCCGGCGAGGGCGCCTTCACGCAGGCGGAAGAGGTCTTCGCCAGGCTGTTCGCCGCCCGCGCGGGCGCCGCGGTGTCGGCGGCCGTGATGTACTCGGAGCAGGCCGCCGTCACCGACCTGCTGATGCGTGACCTCCTGCCGCCGCGGCTCGAACACCTCGACGGGGCCGATTTCGCCGGCGGCTACCGGGCCTCGGAGGACCGGGCTCGGATCGGCGGCGACTTCTACGACGTCCACCCCGCGGCCGACCCCGGGGGCGAGACCCTGGCGGTGCTCGGAGACGTCTGCGGCAAGGGGCTCGAGGCCGCCGTGCTCACCGGCAAGATCCGCAACACGCTGCACGCACTGCTGCCGCTGGCGGACGACCACCCGCGACTGCTGGCCATGCTCAACCGTGCGCTGCTGACCTCGCACCACACCCGCTTCGCCACCATGGTGCTGGCCTCGGTGCGCCGCCGGTCGGACCGGGTGACGGTGCGGCTGTCGGCGGCCGGCCACCCGGCACCCCTGATCGTCCGGGCGGACGGCAGGGTGGAGGCCTCTCCCACCTGCGGCAGCCTGGTGGGCGTGCTGCCGGAGACCACGGTCGAGTCGGACACCGTGGAGCTGGCCCCGGGCGAGGCGTGCGTCCTGTACAGCGACGGCGTCACCGAGGCCCGCGGCGGCCCGCTGGGCGAGGCGATGTTCGGCGAGGAGCGCCTGCGCAGGGAGCTCGGCCAGTGCGCGCGGATGCCTGCCGAAGCCATCGTCGAACGCGTCCTGATGCTCGCCTCGCAGTGGGTCGGCGGCGGCCGTCACGACGACATGGCCGTCCTCGTCGTCGCCGCGCCGCAGGAGGGCCGGCTGACGCCGTCCGACGGGCACCGGGCTGCGGTCACCGGGCCGCAGGGGTGCGCCGCGTGA
- a CDS encoding B12-binding domain-containing protein, whose protein sequence is MSVSAAGATDPTEWAEQLWEAVETGREAAAAAVVFGALTAGVDPEAVLLDVIATVQARIGHAWAADRMTVAQEHAATAVNDRVVAALAHHPAVLDATPRTTRGRVTVSCVDGEWHAFPARLLSQVLTLRGWEVDHLGAQVPTPHLITWLHRTGPAAVALSASLAPRLPAAHAAITAAQAAGFPVLAGGAAFGPGGRYARLLDADAWAGDARGAADRLAEGLSAPAPVHQPVDDLPHLADQEYTLVRQSAQRLVRAVVSGLTERSPVVRAYTELQVQHTAEDVAHLVDFLAAALYVDDPDLFGGFLAWTADVLDARAVPAASLVPTLDILRRELRDLPRAVAQLDHGRDVLERRPGPPPTVPHQHFRART, encoded by the coding sequence GTGTCCGTGAGCGCGGCCGGAGCGACGGACCCGACCGAGTGGGCCGAGCAGCTGTGGGAGGCGGTCGAGACCGGCCGGGAAGCGGCCGCGGCCGCCGTGGTCTTCGGGGCGCTGACCGCCGGGGTGGACCCCGAGGCCGTGCTCCTGGACGTGATCGCCACCGTCCAGGCCCGGATCGGTCACGCTTGGGCGGCGGACCGGATGACGGTGGCTCAGGAACACGCTGCCACGGCGGTCAACGACCGGGTGGTGGCCGCACTGGCCCACCACCCCGCCGTCCTCGACGCCACACCCCGCACCACCCGGGGGCGCGTCACGGTGTCCTGCGTGGACGGTGAGTGGCACGCCTTCCCCGCCCGGTTGCTGAGCCAGGTGCTGACGCTGCGCGGCTGGGAGGTGGACCACCTCGGCGCGCAGGTGCCCACCCCGCACCTGATCACCTGGCTGCACCGCACCGGGCCGGCCGCCGTGGCCCTCTCCGCCTCCCTGGCCCCGCGGCTGCCCGCCGCGCACGCGGCGATCACGGCCGCCCAGGCCGCCGGCTTCCCGGTGCTGGCCGGAGGCGCGGCCTTCGGCCCGGGCGGCCGGTACGCCCGGCTGCTCGACGCCGACGCGTGGGCCGGGGACGCCCGGGGCGCGGCCGACCGGCTGGCCGAGGGGCTGTCCGCCCCCGCGCCGGTGCACCAGCCCGTCGACGATCTGCCGCACCTGGCCGACCAGGAGTACACCCTGGTCCGCCAGAGCGCCCAGCGCCTGGTCCGCGCGGTCGTGTCGGGCTTGACCGAACGCTCACCCGTGGTCCGCGCCTACACGGAGCTGCAGGTGCAGCACACGGCCGAGGACGTCGCCCATCTCGTCGACTTCCTCGCCGCAGCGCTCTACGTCGACGATCCCGACCTGTTCGGGGGCTTCCTGGCCTGGACCGCGGACGTCCTCGACGCCCGCGCGGTCCCGGCCGCCTCCCTGGTCCCGACCCTGGACATCCTGCGCCGCGAACTACGCGACCTGCCCCGCGCCGTCGCCCAGCTGGACCACGGCCGCGACGTCCTCGAACGCCGGCCGGGGCCGCCCCCCACCGTTCCGCACCAGCACTTCCGAGCCAGGACATGA